A portion of the Rhodospirillaceae bacterium genome contains these proteins:
- the erpA gene encoding iron-sulfur cluster insertion protein ErpA has product MPDGQANSESADIVITDNAAARIAKLIEMEGNESLKLRIAISGGGCSGFVYGFELDETIGDDDLVFEHNGIKVLVDDTSIELIRGSELHFKEEMLGAFFTLENPNASATCGCGTSFAV; this is encoded by the coding sequence ATGCCAGACGGACAAGCCAATAGCGAAAGTGCAGACATTGTCATTACCGACAATGCGGCAGCACGAATTGCCAAATTGATAGAGATGGAGGGTAACGAGTCGCTTAAACTCCGCATCGCCATTTCGGGCGGCGGCTGCTCTGGCTTTGTCTATGGGTTCGAATTGGATGAGACCATTGGCGATGATGACCTTGTGTTTGAACACAACGGCATCAAGGTCTTGGTCGATGATACGTCCATCGAACTGATCCGCGGGTCTGAACTCCACTTCAAAGAAGAAATGTTGGGCGCGTTCTTTACTTTAGAGAACCCCAATGCATCGGCGACGTGTGGCTGTGGGACTTCGTTCGCGGTTTAA
- a CDS encoding phosphodiesterase, whose amino-acid sequence MILAQISDLHLRTDGNILKNSLFGSPLIDSCIEHINGLRPHPDVVLATGDLVNTPSDQDYEALRTALDELSVPVYVIPGNHDGREELRETFSDWGYLPEGPFLHYTVEHYPLRLIGLDTLAPGKIGGEMCSERLSWLDQKLSEEPGRPTLIFMHHPPFETGIGKMDAHGFEGVEELEQIVSRHSQIEWIACGHLHRPIHARFGGTVASCAPSPVFQMTLDLTADGPKGWRHEPPGIQVYYWQPNKGVVTHYSVIGDFGPVTPF is encoded by the coding sequence ATGATTCTCGCTCAAATATCAGATTTACATTTAAGAACAGATGGCAACATATTGAAAAATAGCCTTTTTGGATCACCGTTAATTGATTCATGTATCGAACATATCAATGGCTTAAGGCCACACCCTGACGTTGTTTTGGCAACAGGGGATTTGGTCAATACACCATCAGATCAAGATTATGAGGCCCTGCGGACGGCATTGGATGAACTTTCCGTGCCGGTTTATGTCATCCCGGGCAATCACGATGGTCGAGAGGAATTACGAGAAACCTTTTCGGATTGGGGCTACCTGCCTGAGGGGCCATTCCTACATTATACTGTCGAACACTACCCACTACGGTTGATCGGGCTCGACACCCTGGCCCCTGGTAAAATTGGTGGAGAAATGTGTTCGGAACGCCTGTCCTGGCTGGACCAAAAACTCTCGGAAGAACCCGGCCGCCCGACCTTAATTTTCATGCATCACCCGCCGTTCGAAACTGGCATCGGAAAAATGGATGCACACGGTTTTGAAGGCGTTGAGGAATTAGAGCAAATTGTTTCACGACATTCACAAATTGAGTGGATTGCCTGTGGCCACCTTCACCGCCCGATCCATGCTCGGTTTGGCGGCACGGTTGCCAGTTGTGCGCCAAGCCCTGTCTTTCAAATGACTCTGGACCTGACCGCTGACGGCCCTAAAGGCTGGCGGCACGAACCGCCAGGAATACAAGTGTATTATTGGCAACCAAACAAAGGCGTCGTCACCCATTACAGCGTTATCGGCGACTTCGGACCCGTAACACCGTTCTAA
- a CDS encoding alpha/beta hydrolase: MRAVLLLLAVLASTSAAADQVIDLSPRDGVRLRVLVVAPERPKGTAILFMGGSGRAKINKAGRVKSKNFLVRSRNLFVKHGFAAIVPDAPSDNNDSDGMKGWFRETKEHTTDLKALLKLARDRFHVPVWLVGTSRGTNSVANGGTKILKGGANGLVFTASMSEANNGGPHVMDFDLKKVRVPVLISHHKKDECWVTPFSGAAEIKNDLINAPVIKILAYDGGASEDEDCSPHAYHGFNGIEDKVVSDMTKWMLAHQ, translated from the coding sequence ATGCGTGCGGTTCTATTGTTATTGGCGGTTTTGGCATCGACCTCAGCGGCGGCAGATCAAGTTATCGATCTAAGCCCCCGCGACGGCGTGAGATTGCGCGTGTTGGTGGTTGCACCTGAACGTCCAAAGGGGACCGCTATCCTATTCATGGGGGGCAGTGGCCGTGCAAAAATTAACAAAGCAGGTCGGGTAAAGTCGAAAAATTTCCTTGTTCGGTCGCGAAATCTATTTGTTAAGCACGGCTTTGCCGCCATCGTTCCCGATGCGCCGTCCGATAACAACGATTCAGACGGTATGAAAGGCTGGTTCAGGGAGACTAAGGAACATACGACTGATTTGAAGGCGCTTCTTAAACTTGCACGTGACCGCTTTCACGTGCCGGTCTGGCTGGTGGGGACCAGTCGTGGCACCAATTCGGTGGCCAACGGAGGGACCAAAATTTTAAAAGGCGGTGCCAATGGTCTCGTATTTACGGCCTCAATGTCAGAGGCGAATAATGGTGGGCCGCACGTCATGGATTTTGATCTGAAGAAAGTTCGGGTTCCCGTCCTGATTTCGCATCACAAAAAGGACGAATGCTGGGTGACGCCATTTTCCGGTGCCGCTGAAATCAAAAATGATCTGATTAATGCGCCCGTGATTAAGATTTTAGCATACGACGGGGGTGCCTCTGAAGACGAAGACTGTTCACCACACGCCTACCACGGTTTTAACGGAATTGAGGACAAGGTCGTCAGTGATATGACAAAGTGGATGCTCGCGCATCAATAA
- a CDS encoding deoxyguanosinetriphosphate triphosphohydrolase, producing MTSTQNLVPYACIPEESRGRVHTEPESATRTCFQRDRDRIIHSAAFRRLQYKTQVFVNHEGDFFRTRLTHSLEVAQIARSVCRYLRLNEEMGEGLALAHDLGHPPFGHAGEDALKETMEPFGGFDHNAQSLRVVTRLEERYAGFDGLNLTWETVEGIVKHNGPLTGPQSKGKDLPRAITEYPGYQDLELSTFAGPEAQIASLSDDIAYNNHDIEDGLRAGLFTINDLKDVPLVGPVFAQVRKDHPDLDKNRLIHESIRAMIGEMVIDLLEETKRRLSDAAPKTADEIRALDHPIADFSEAMHGYDKALKKFLFQNMYRHTKLNRMTSKARRVVKELFGLLIKEPECLPDEWRRKAAAPESVITAQVVADYIAGMTDRHAVDEHQQLFDLQTRTS from the coding sequence ATGACCAGCACACAAAATTTAGTCCCTTATGCCTGCATCCCGGAAGAGAGCCGGGGGCGCGTGCATACGGAGCCGGAAAGCGCCACACGGACCTGTTTTCAGCGCGACCGTGACCGGATCATTCATTCGGCTGCATTTCGTCGCCTGCAGTACAAAACCCAGGTCTTCGTCAACCACGAAGGGGATTTCTTTCGCACACGGCTGACCCATAGCCTGGAGGTCGCCCAAATCGCCCGCTCTGTGTGTCGTTATTTGCGATTAAACGAAGAAATGGGCGAAGGCTTGGCCCTGGCCCATGATCTCGGCCACCCGCCGTTTGGTCATGCGGGAGAAGACGCCCTGAAAGAAACCATGGAGCCCTTCGGCGGCTTTGATCACAACGCCCAAAGTCTGCGGGTCGTGACCCGGCTGGAGGAACGTTACGCGGGGTTTGACGGCCTGAACCTGACCTGGGAGACGGTTGAGGGGATCGTTAAACATAATGGCCCCCTGACCGGCCCCCAAAGCAAAGGCAAGGACTTGCCCCGCGCGATTACAGAATACCCGGGTTATCAAGACCTGGAACTCAGCACTTTTGCCGGGCCTGAAGCCCAAATAGCCTCACTTTCAGACGATATTGCCTATAACAACCACGACATCGAAGATGGCCTGCGCGCGGGCTTATTCACCATCAACGACTTGAAAGACGTGCCCTTGGTCGGTCCGGTGTTTGCGCAGGTCCGCAAAGACCACCCGGACCTCGATAAAAACAGGCTAATCCACGAATCCATTCGCGCCATGATTGGTGAGATGGTTATTGATCTGTTGGAGGAAACCAAACGCCGATTATCTGACGCCGCACCGAAGACTGCTGATGAAATCCGCGCATTGGATCATCCCATCGCAGACTTCTCAGAAGCCATGCACGGATACGATAAGGCATTGAAGAAGTTTCTGTTTCAGAATATGTACCGCCACACCAAGCTCAACCGTATGACCAGCAAGGCACGCCGCGTGGTGAAAGAACTATTTGGCTTGCTGATTAAGGAACCTGAATGCCTGCCTGATGAATGGCGGCGAAAAGCGGCGGCACCTGAAAGTGTGATTACTGCCCAAGTCGTGGCGGACTACATCGCTGGCATGACCGACCGCCATGCAGTGGACGAGCACCAACAACTATTTGATTTGCAAACACGAACATCATGA
- a CDS encoding DUF3365 domain-containing protein, whose translation MKAITGSIVGMLNLPIPIALFVVVVGAWIILPRVVENNAEQSAVEAASAIVEQFKSIRGYYTANIISKVKADGNLKPSFDHKKMKKGIPLPATFIHDISEVLSKKETKVKLYSSYPFPNRSERVLDSYQKEAWKYLNKNPKGTYVQRQNVGGKEIIRVAKADFMSKQGCVNCHNSRSDTPKDDWKLGDVRGVLEVSSSLNNALARGSSLSMYIMVAIVLVGLILTAINIFMARRVVQPINHMTGAMKRLAEGDTDIDVSSQENAVEISAMAEAVDVFRENAITRVKLEADTKAQNESREARVGKMEKLANGFDAHVSTMLESVSNEVSKINDMAGQLSGSAGETNSQSGAASEASDQAASNVQTVAAAAEQLSSSITEISRQVSQSAESTTMAVTEAERGKEMVQSLVEAAQKIGEVVALITDIADQTNLLALNATIEAARAGDAGKGFAVVASEVKNLANQTAKATEEISSQISDIQDATQGAVSAIDEIAKTIGEVNEISATISAAVEEQGAATSEIARSVENAANETQNVKNNIEGVSRVVSETNTVADDLLSAASMLSDQSSGLRQEVDKFLGDMRSV comes from the coding sequence ATGAAGGCGATTACGGGAAGTATCGTGGGAATGCTTAATCTACCAATTCCCATAGCATTATTTGTTGTTGTGGTAGGGGCTTGGATAATTCTTCCGCGTGTTGTGGAAAATAATGCAGAACAAAGCGCCGTTGAAGCCGCAAGTGCCATCGTTGAGCAATTCAAATCAATCCGCGGTTACTACACTGCCAACATTATTTCCAAGGTTAAGGCGGACGGAAATCTAAAACCGTCCTTTGATCATAAGAAAATGAAAAAAGGCATTCCGCTACCGGCGACTTTCATTCATGACATTAGTGAAGTTCTCTCCAAAAAAGAAACCAAAGTAAAGCTATACAGTTCCTATCCATTCCCGAACCGAAGTGAACGAGTTTTGGACTCCTACCAGAAAGAAGCCTGGAAATACCTAAATAAAAATCCCAAGGGAACCTACGTCCAGCGTCAAAACGTTGGTGGTAAGGAAATCATCCGGGTTGCCAAAGCCGACTTCATGAGCAAGCAAGGCTGTGTGAACTGCCATAACAGTCGATCAGACACCCCCAAAGACGACTGGAAACTGGGTGATGTACGGGGTGTCCTCGAAGTCTCCTCGTCATTGAACAACGCGCTAGCCCGGGGCTCTTCGCTGAGCATGTACATTATGGTTGCCATTGTTCTTGTTGGTCTAATTTTAACGGCGATTAACATATTTATGGCACGCCGGGTCGTTCAGCCGATAAACCATATGACGGGTGCTATGAAACGTTTGGCAGAAGGTGATACGGACATAGATGTTTCCAGTCAGGAAAACGCTGTTGAAATTAGCGCCATGGCTGAAGCCGTGGATGTCTTCCGTGAAAATGCCATTACTCGGGTAAAGCTTGAAGCAGACACAAAGGCTCAGAACGAAAGTCGTGAAGCCAGGGTTGGGAAGATGGAAAAACTAGCCAATGGGTTTGATGCACATGTTTCGACGATGCTTGAATCCGTTTCTAACGAGGTATCAAAAATCAACGATATGGCAGGGCAACTATCAGGTTCTGCTGGTGAGACCAATTCCCAGTCAGGTGCGGCCTCAGAGGCATCGGATCAGGCAGCATCTAATGTTCAAACCGTTGCCGCCGCGGCTGAGCAACTGTCTTCATCTATAACTGAAATCAGTCGTCAGGTTTCGCAGTCTGCCGAAAGCACCACCATGGCTGTAACTGAAGCAGAACGCGGCAAAGAAATGGTTCAGAGCTTGGTTGAGGCCGCGCAAAAGATTGGCGAAGTGGTTGCTTTGATTACCGATATTGCAGATCAAACCAACTTGTTGGCGCTGAACGCGACCATCGAGGCGGCCCGCGCTGGGGATGCCGGTAAAGGCTTTGCCGTCGTCGCGTCCGAGGTTAAAAACTTGGCCAACCAAACGGCGAAGGCGACTGAAGAAATCAGCAGCCAAATTTCCGACATTCAAGATGCGACACAAGGGGCCGTATCAGCCATCGACGAAATTGCGAAGACCATCGGCGAGGTGAACGAAATTTCCGCGACAATTTCTGCGGCGGTCGAAGAACAAGGTGCTGCCACAAGTGAAATTGCTCGAAGCGTGGAAAATGCAGCCAATGAAACCCAAAATGTAAAAAACAATATTGAAGGTGTAAGCCGTGTTGTTAGCGAAACAAACACGGTCGCAGACGATCTATTGAGTGCAGCAAGCATGTTGTCGGATCAGTCATCCGGCCTGCGGCAAGAAGTCGATAAGTTCCTAGGAGATATGCGCTCCGTCTAA
- a CDS encoding HAD family hydrolase produces the protein MKPCSALPPGAEIDPLGTWCQIIRYQPQGSAAQPALFLDRDGVVVEEVHYLHRVEDTIIVPGAADVIRQANERGILVVIVTNQAGVGRGIYTWDDFITVQDHILDELSAAGARVDAVYACPHHTQAGPPYNDPDAPDRKPNPGMLLRAADAFEIEMRQSWIIGDRANDLVAGLRAGINGGIHVFMGHGVESGEREQALALNSKNFSAHGADSIADALKIIPLLSG, from the coding sequence ATGAAACCTTGTAGTGCCCTCCCCCCAGGAGCAGAGATCGATCCCCTTGGAACTTGGTGCCAAATCATTCGGTATCAGCCTCAGGGATCTGCTGCTCAGCCCGCCTTGTTCTTGGACCGAGATGGCGTGGTCGTGGAAGAGGTTCATTATCTACACCGGGTTGAAGATACCATCATAGTGCCGGGTGCCGCCGACGTCATCCGACAAGCGAATGAGCGGGGGATTCTCGTCGTCATCGTGACCAATCAAGCAGGGGTTGGTCGCGGAATCTATACTTGGGATGATTTTATTACTGTCCAGGATCACATTTTAGACGAACTCTCTGCCGCTGGAGCAAGAGTGGATGCCGTTTATGCTTGCCCACATCACACGCAGGCCGGCCCTCCCTATAACGACCCGGACGCACCTGATCGTAAACCCAATCCGGGGATGTTACTGCGTGCGGCGGATGCTTTTGAGATTGAGATGCGGCAATCGTGGATAATTGGTGATCGAGCCAATGACTTGGTCGCGGGACTTCGGGCCGGGATAAATGGTGGCATTCATGTCTTTATGGGCCACGGAGTGGAATCTGGAGAACGGGAACAGGCTTTAGCCTTAAACAGCAAAAACTTCTCGGCTCATGGAGCAGACTCCATCGCCGATGCATTGAAAATTATTCCCCTATTAAGCGGCTAG
- the xth gene encoding exodeoxyribonuclease III — protein MVKIATWNVNSVKARLEHVCKYLKLAEPDILLLQELKLTEENFPRLEIESLGYNAAVVGQKTYNGVAILSKSPIEVLHTALPGDPSDEQARYIEAQIDDVRVASIYLPNGNPIDTEKFPYKLDWMERLYEHAKGLLETEETVVLGGDYNVIQEEGDVYDPAGFADEALYQPETKAAFRKILYLGYTEAYRALHSETGQYSWWGYMAGAWQKDNGVRIDHLLLSPQAADRLTGCDIDRRPRGWEKPSDHTPVWCELS, from the coding sequence ATGGTCAAGATTGCAACCTGGAACGTGAATTCGGTAAAAGCTCGGCTTGAGCATGTCTGCAAGTACTTGAAATTAGCAGAACCTGACATCCTGCTGCTCCAAGAACTCAAGCTGACCGAGGAAAATTTTCCCCGGCTTGAGATTGAAAGCCTCGGTTATAACGCCGCCGTCGTTGGTCAAAAGACCTACAACGGTGTCGCTATCCTGTCCAAAAGCCCGATAGAGGTGCTGCATACTGCACTCCCCGGCGACCCAAGCGACGAACAAGCTCGCTATATTGAGGCACAAATTGACGATGTCCGGGTTGCCTCCATCTATTTGCCCAACGGCAATCCCATCGACACTGAGAAATTTCCCTACAAGCTAGATTGGATGGAACGGCTGTATGAGCACGCCAAGGGGCTATTAGAAACCGAAGAAACGGTTGTCTTGGGCGGGGACTACAATGTCATTCAAGAAGAAGGCGATGTGTATGATCCGGCAGGTTTCGCGGATGAAGCCCTGTATCAGCCGGAAACCAAGGCTGCATTCCGTAAAATCCTCTATCTCGGCTATACCGAAGCCTATCGCGCCCTGCATTCAGAGACCGGGCAATACAGTTGGTGGGGCTACATGGCTGGAGCTTGGCAGAAAGATAACGGGGTGAGGATTGATCACTTGCTGCTGTCTCCGCAAGCCGCCGACAGGCTTACAGGCTGCGATATTGATCGCCGTCCGCGCGGTTGGGAGAAGCCCTCAGACCACACGCCTGTTTGGTGTGAATTAAGCTAA
- a CDS encoding S8 family serine peptidase produces the protein MAWPVNAAPDKDLQALSNIIEAVCLPSKAGYVFKRERLADILPGASFVSTKRLPLRRGASRVTHIYAAPNDEQISFVSIMRGGVGLRLATEMSRSSRPTANIISGSGCEVRQGRIIRYDTKGIARKLVIYSANFEKVLGREPLNPPIPPGTDVAGVTVVHVDSGIAYDQPHLAARLARDKAGRILGADLWDEDGLPYDADTSLSPFMVRRHGSLVADVLLREGPPIRLVPIRYPRNNMNKFLQVVEIAYKVGAKIVALPMGSNTENEWSAFRDAAARHPEILFVVSAGNNGRDIDARPVYPAAFTLKNLLVVTSVTESGLIARGSNWGAVAVDIGVPAEQLSARDYRGSERPVAGSSFAVPRVTALAARLKAVNPLWQAGQLKAAILGLATPVTGRNGAPLLGSGWISENKLKKS, from the coding sequence GTGGCTTGGCCCGTTAACGCGGCCCCAGACAAAGACCTGCAAGCTCTCAGCAATATTATTGAAGCTGTGTGTTTGCCATCAAAGGCTGGGTATGTCTTCAAACGGGAGCGCCTTGCCGACATCTTACCCGGTGCTTCGTTCGTTTCCACCAAGCGCTTGCCGCTCAGGCGTGGCGCATCAAGGGTGACGCATATCTATGCAGCGCCGAACGATGAGCAAATTTCGTTCGTGTCGATTATGCGGGGTGGCGTCGGGCTTAGGCTAGCCACAGAGATGTCGAGGTCATCTCGTCCAACGGCCAATATCATATCTGGTTCGGGGTGCGAGGTGCGCCAGGGCCGCATCATCCGCTATGACACCAAAGGAATTGCCCGAAAGCTGGTGATTTATAGTGCTAACTTTGAAAAAGTTCTAGGGCGCGAGCCGCTAAACCCTCCCATCCCTCCTGGAACGGACGTTGCCGGGGTCACTGTTGTGCATGTAGATTCGGGGATCGCGTATGACCAGCCCCACCTGGCGGCAAGACTGGCGCGAGATAAGGCGGGACGCATATTAGGGGCCGATTTGTGGGACGAAGATGGTCTGCCTTATGACGCAGATACATCGCTGTCTCCGTTTATGGTACGCCGCCACGGATCGTTGGTCGCTGACGTCTTATTGAGAGAGGGACCCCCAATCCGACTTGTGCCCATACGCTATCCTAGAAATAACATGAATAAGTTCTTACAAGTAGTTGAAATTGCGTATAAAGTTGGCGCTAAAATCGTGGCACTTCCGATGGGGAGCAACACTGAAAATGAATGGTCGGCCTTTCGCGATGCGGCGGCTCGACACCCTGAAATTTTGTTCGTTGTTTCTGCAGGCAACAATGGCCGGGATATAGATGCCCGCCCGGTTTATCCCGCCGCATTTACTCTTAAAAATTTGTTGGTTGTGACGTCGGTAACTGAATCCGGGTTGATTGCTCGCGGCTCAAATTGGGGTGCCGTGGCTGTGGATATCGGTGTTCCGGCAGAACAGTTAAGTGCTCGGGATTATCGAGGCAGTGAACGCCCAGTAGCCGGTTCAAGCTTTGCGGTGCCTAGGGTTACGGCGCTTGCCGCGCGACTTAAGGCCGTAAACCCCCTATGGCAAGCCGGGCAACTTAAGGCCGCTATTCTGGGGCTTGCGACGCCAGTGACCGGCCGAAACGGTGCACCGTTGCTAGGTTCTGGCTGGATTTCAGAAAATAAACTGAAAAAGAGTTAA
- a CDS encoding amidohydrolase has protein sequence MPIINRIAEFHKDMSAWRQDIHAHPETAFEEHRTSAIVADKLESFGVEVHKGLAGTGIVGTLSTGDGPTIGLRADMDALHIDELNDFDHKSTHDGKMHACGHDGHTTMLLGAARYLAETKRFKGTVRFIFQPAEENEGGGRKMVEDGLFEKLPVDKVFGMHNWPGMPLGAMAMTAGPQMAAVDRFTITVKGQGFHGAMPNLGVDAVLTAAEIVLALQSICARKTDPLDAAVLSVAQFHAGDTANVVPDQAVLNGTTRVLRPEVHDTIEASVRRICEGIASAHGAEVDVDYRKGYPATINTEAETELAARAANAVVGADKVDRNPNPSLGAEDFSYMLQERPGCYAWIGNGPGEGGCILHNARYDFNDEILPIGASYWATLTEQVLSAD, from the coding sequence ATGCCGATCATCAACCGCATTGCAGAGTTTCACAAAGACATGTCGGCTTGGCGCCAAGATATTCACGCCCATCCGGAAACCGCTTTTGAAGAGCATCGGACTTCTGCCATCGTTGCCGATAAACTGGAAAGTTTTGGGGTTGAGGTCCATAAGGGACTCGCCGGAACGGGCATTGTTGGCACGCTCAGTACGGGGGATGGTCCCACCATCGGGCTTCGTGCAGATATGGATGCGTTGCACATTGATGAACTCAATGACTTTGACCACAAGTCTACTCATGATGGCAAAATGCACGCCTGCGGCCATGACGGTCATACGACAATGTTGCTGGGGGCCGCACGGTATCTAGCGGAAACCAAGCGGTTTAAAGGTACGGTCCGGTTTATCTTCCAACCTGCAGAAGAAAACGAAGGTGGTGGCCGGAAGATGGTCGAAGATGGTCTGTTTGAAAAACTCCCCGTCGATAAGGTCTTTGGCATGCACAACTGGCCCGGTATGCCGTTAGGGGCCATGGCCATGACGGCAGGTCCGCAAATGGCCGCTGTAGACCGGTTTACCATTACCGTTAAGGGCCAAGGATTTCATGGCGCCATGCCCAATCTAGGTGTGGATGCAGTGCTGACTGCAGCTGAAATCGTCCTGGCGCTACAATCCATATGTGCACGGAAGACCGATCCCTTGGATGCGGCGGTGTTGTCAGTCGCGCAGTTTCATGCGGGCGACACCGCGAACGTTGTGCCTGACCAAGCTGTTCTCAATGGTACGACCCGTGTGCTAAGGCCTGAAGTCCACGACACCATCGAAGCATCGGTCCGGCGCATCTGTGAAGGCATAGCGTCTGCCCATGGCGCCGAAGTCGATGTGGATTACCGCAAAGGCTATCCGGCGACGATCAATACAGAAGCAGAAACTGAACTCGCGGCCCGTGCTGCAAACGCCGTGGTCGGTGCGGATAAAGTGGACCGAAATCCGAACCCGAGTCTCGGGGCGGAAGATTTTTCCTACATGCTGCAGGAACGCCCTGGCTGTTACGCCTGGATTGGCAACGGCCCTGGTGAAGGTGGCTGTATTCTGCATAACGCGCGTTATGACTTTAACGATGAAATCCTGCCCATTGGCGCAAGCTACTGGGCGACGTTGACCGAGCAAGTTCTAAGTGCCGATTAA
- a CDS encoding TIM barrel protein, which produces MKLAANLGYLFTERPLLDRFEAAAQAGFKGVELLAPNELPTEQMVDIIGNAGVHLIQFNAAMGDWEAGQRGIGAIPGREGEFQDAIGEALTFARALGNQQLHVMSGVLEDHIDPEIARSVLVNNLKFAAEACAKEGIKAQVEPINAIDMPGYILSTPRFGLEIMKDVGHPNLFLQYDIYHAQMTEGYLAENIRQHVDVINHIQIAGVPGRHEPNNGEINYSYLFDVIDEVGYQGWVSCEYKPYAGTLEGLGWAAPFGVTTG; this is translated from the coding sequence ATGAAATTGGCGGCGAATCTCGGATATCTATTTACGGAACGACCATTGCTTGATCGATTTGAAGCTGCAGCTCAGGCTGGTTTCAAGGGCGTGGAACTGCTTGCGCCAAACGAACTCCCAACAGAACAAATGGTCGACATCATTGGGAACGCAGGTGTTCATTTAATTCAGTTCAATGCCGCAATGGGTGATTGGGAGGCAGGACAAAGAGGAATCGGAGCCATTCCGGGACGGGAAGGAGAGTTTCAGGACGCGATTGGAGAGGCCTTGACGTTCGCCCGCGCCCTCGGGAATCAACAGCTTCATGTTATGTCCGGTGTATTGGAAGATCATATCGATCCCGAAATAGCACGGTCTGTCTTAGTTAATAATCTAAAATTTGCCGCAGAGGCGTGTGCGAAGGAAGGCATTAAGGCGCAGGTAGAGCCGATTAATGCGATCGATATGCCGGGGTATATTCTGTCCACACCGCGATTTGGGCTAGAGATCATGAAAGACGTTGGGCATCCGAACCTATTTTTACAATATGATATTTATCATGCGCAGATGACGGAGGGATATTTGGCTGAGAATATTCGTCAACATGTTGATGTCATTAATCACATTCAAATTGCCGGCGTTCCCGGACGTCATGAGCCTAACAATGGGGAAATCAACTACTCGTATTTATTCGATGTAATTGATGAGGTAGGTTATCAGGGGTGGGTTTCCTGTGAATACAAACCGTACGCTGGAACATTAGAAGGATTAGGCTGGGCCGCACCCTTTGGGGTTACGACGGGTTAA